GTGGAGGAAGCTGAGGGCAATCCTGTGCACCATGTCCCTCTCCGTCACGCCCCCGCGCCCGGGGGAGGGCGGGGCGTCGCCCCCCGGCCCCGGTGGCCCCGGCAGGTCCTCTAGCGAGAAGAGATTCTGGTTCCAGGCGTGGCCAGCGATGAGGTACTCCACGGCGTAGAAGTGGCCACAGGAACCCAGCACCTTCACCACGTGCCGGCTGAGGCCCTGCAGCACCTTGAAGAAGGTGTactcctcctgctgcagcagggacCAGAGGGAGGCCAGCTCGGCGCGGGAGTACGGCCTCCCGTGCTCCCTCAGCTGCTGGCTCCACAGCCGCGGCACCGTGGCGTTCCTCACCTCCAGTCCCAGCGAGTTCTTGATCTCCAGCGTGGCGTAGAAGACGATGTCCATGGGCGAGAGCTCGGGCGCGTCCTGGTACTCCAGCAGGCTGAAGCTCTCGTAGGAGGAGAAGTTCTCCAGCTTGGACTTGAGCACCACGGGCACGCCGCGCCACTCCGCCTCGATCACCTTCTTGCCGTTCTCATAGTAAAGGCAGCGCTTGTACGCCACTTGTCGGGCCACGCACAGATCCTCGCAGAGGTCCCCTGTCAGGATGCCCTGTCTGTAGTCCTCGCACTGCAACAGACAGGAAAGTgaaagtatgtgtgttttaCGTAAACCATGAAACCCCATCCCGTGTATTACGACATATTCGTCTACAATTTACATAGGGTATAAATAACTGtcactgcacccacacacacatgcacacacatgtacacccatacatgcacacagaagtTGGACATGATTAATGTTTGCAGAGGAttacattaaaatcattttcagtaaCATTCCAATGTAAACAGCTGTCCTCTTGAGTCCAGAGGGATGGCTAATGGCCTTAACTGTGTAGCATTATCACATTAACAAAACACATGTTTCCCCTTGCACCATCAGTCATGATGTTTTATTAGCAGAgtgcttctctctttttttccactctctctctgtgtccctctctccctctctcttctctctttctcttgtctATTCCCTGTGTCACTTTCTACAAATCATGTTGCACAAGCATACCTACAGTGTGGTGATTACACCAGAACTAGAACCTTGCTGATGCAAGCATCTACCAATCTTGGAAAGAGAAGTTTGTTTAACatgttgaaaatgcatgcaaaaatcaaaaatcaaaggCAACACTGTATGTCTGATATGGATACATTTCCAGAGCCTGCTATACTTGAGCTGCACTCTGTTAGCCAGGGATGAAGCtttatgtgaaaaatgctgTATTCAAAAACTGCTGCCCAAAGACTAACTGTCGCAATCCTATCACTATCTTCAGTTGCACAGTCCTCAGGCCTCCCATCCTGGCCTGCTGAGGTTTTCTCATCATCTCTGCAGCTTAGTCTGTGCTTTCCCTTTTTGCCCTGCTCCCAGACCCAGCCCTCCGCTCTGGCAAAGtctttttttgaatgtttgctcAATTGCTAAATTCCACACATCCGCTATAATTGCCTGGATTTCCTGGACTTGCGTCATGTTTAACAACAGCTGTCTCTAGCTTCTGAATGCATGGGAACACTCATAATATTACATGTACAAAAAGCTCATTTATGATATCACGTagcattttattaatgtgaGTTACCAGATAAATATCAAGTCTTTATCACCCTAAATAAGACTGATATAAGACAATATGTCTGTGAGGAGAATGAGTTATGATTAATAGCAACAATTTCTCCCATGAAGCAATGGGCTGAGTTGAAAGCTGTGGTCTGAAGGACACTTGTTCCAGAAGAGccaaaaattcaaatgatttttatagCCTCCAATCATTCCTGGCTTATATCCTACACTATGTTCATGTGGGATTTTATTGCAAACCAAAGTGCAAAGATTGAGCAAATGACTTTCATGCCTGTTTTGAGAGAAACAGgcatgtttctttttgaaactCTTTCAATGTTTGAAGTGTTACAAGAACTGAGTGCACTTGTAGGTGATCTGCAAAGCAACAGAGCACTTGAACTGCTGTAAAGAGTTAGCAAGCTGACATTTCAAGATTGCTTGGGTTTGTGCTTATTCTAAGAAATTCCACAAAAGGTAATGCGGAAGACAAGTTAGTCTTTTGTATCAGATGCGGTAATGTACTTGTGGTCAGTTAGAATCAAAGGCAGTCTTTGTTGGTCAGCCTAGGCTTTGGGTCAGAAACATAGGCACATTCCATATTCTTTTAGCTCAGATGAATTCTGCttaaagagcacacacacacacacacacacacacgcgcacacaaactcacatttAGCCTCAATTTACATGTGGTACTTCAGGGGACATTTGGTGAAATAAAGCAGAGTGGGTTTTATGGGTTTCTAATTTTGAGGACGAATATGGTTTAGAATAACACCTCTTGCACAACAGTTCAAAGTGTTGGGTGCCACTGACTAAAACCTGGTCTTATTTCTCTGCTAGTTATGAATGTGTAAGGAAATGCAGCCCCTAAATACGATTAGAACAAAAATGAAGTGCttgaaaatgacacagtggATACCATTCTTAAAATATTCTAGTATACTAGTTTTCCTTTGTAGCTGGACACTTTTGCAGGGAGGATACTGGCAGTGCAGCAAGAGACAATATAATGGTATGTCTACTGCTTGTTGCTCAAAAAAATCTACTGTGTAAGAACTGGTCAGTATAGGCATGCCAGGAATGTCCTGAAATGGTCGTCCACGGTCTTAAATTTCTCGTACACTGGATAAATTAGTGCCTGTTGAAATGCAAAACTAAGAAAGGATCCTTTGTGTCAGACCACTCCGTGGACAAtgccataaaaatatatatgattttCATCACCATTTTTTGCATTTGGCAAATGTGTACCGGACTTATTTTATGTCCCCCAACACCAATGAAAACCACTGCAATAAGCGACTGTTCAAATGCACTCTAATTGTATGGAATGCAAATGTGGAATGGCATGCacagcattttctcattttgtgctgaaggaaaaaaatacaatttaatgcATTCATCCCTATGCAGACAATGGTACACTGAGCATTGTGGGTGGCCTGATTTATAAGTAGAGGCCCCATCATGGTTCAAAGCTGTAGCTTGGAGTAAAGTCAGTCAAAGTCAAGTCAAATCCCTCTGTGATCCTCTCCAtgcatattgtatattgtaGCGCAAGCTTTAAACATGTGACTCTGTACACAAAAAAGATACCATAAGATCCTACCAAAATCTTAATGAGAGAGGACTTTTCAAGGAGACAATGGACTAACAGACAGTAACCAAGGTGTACTTGTGTAGCCAGACCATAAGAAGGCTCATCTTTGATGTAGGATTAAAAATGGGTCACATGGattgtatgaatatatatatacgtTAAAACTGTTGGCAAGCATGTGGTGCATGCTGGTAGTACAtttcatgaaacattaaattcaCAAATTTGTAACAAACAGTAAATCTTTAGCTTAACAATGGGGAGGGTTGAGGCTATAGTTCATTTATATACTAGTATTACATGACTGCAATGCCATTTCCAGTTGGGGATGACAGTTGGAAACATTAATGAGTtcagttctgtctctcttccccagAGGAAAGTCAATTTGACCCATGTTGCCTCAGACCCCCTTTGCAAAATCAGTCTCTCACGCAAAGCAAACCCTGCTTCTGTCACCTGGCTCTCAGAGGGTCCCTGTGGTAAACCACTGTATCTTTCCAAAACATCCCGGTGGAGCCGTGCCTAGGACACACGCAGATGACCCTGTCTGCTTGTCTCCGCTCCTCTTTGTGTGGCTTGTGTTACATTGCTCTGTCAGAGTTACATTCGCAACACGCTGATGCCCTATTCCGCCTGACGCCGGCATCCTCAGAAACATCCAGCTCACTGGGTACCGTTTTGCTCCGACAGCATATAACCATCAGACTGTCACAGACCAGGTGTGAATGTtcaccacccaaaaaaaaaaaggagcccAAGGGCATCATGACCAAATGGGTGATTGAAAGACGGGCATCTCCTGAAGGCAACAAATTCAGTCATCCATGTTATACAAGCGAGTGTTGTTAATTCTAAGAAACTGATAAGCCAGCAATGTTCCAGTAATAAGGTTTGTGCTCCATGAAAGAGCTGTTCGTTTATTTAGACTTAGTCAGTGTTTACAATATCAGCGTGTCAGGATATTTAAGGAGATCATTCCAATTGTGACACTTTTAAGGTCAGCAGTCTTCACGTATTCCTTTCAGGTTTTACTTTCAAATGCCCGACTTTATGACAGATTAAAGCTTCAGAGACTTGAAGCATGTCAGGATTTAGTCTTTGCATGAACGACTTCATGACTGACTGACTCTGGAGAAATGTTACAATTTAGATCATATGATCCAGAGCTTTGGAGTAGAACAATTTCCTCTTTCGTTGGaaatgtgtccaatgtgtctcCTTCAACGCAATGTACTTTTTCAGAGTCAAATATTATAAACTATTGTATGTACCATATCCTGGAGTACTTTTCTCAGATTACAAACAAATCTATGTTATGAAAAACTACTGCAACGTACACTAATTATAGTTTTTATAGTTTGAGGTCCACTTGTGGCAATAACTGAGGTGTTTCATATCTGTATGCCTTTGACTTTGGGTACACATGGTAACTGCATTTACCTTAAGGATTTAATAGTTTAGTCTTCTCAAGTCATAAACATTAACAGACCAACAGTGTTAGGTTGGGTCAATGTCCTCACAGCATACAGAACCCAATGGTGGAGGGCTATATTTTCCCGCTGAAGGATTTTCACAGGCTCGCTATGGCTTGGCAGGCTCAACCACCCATTACGCATTCAGCAGACCTGTCACAAATAGAGTGAGGAATTCCAGCTCCAGCAGGATTTTTCAGGATGTGTGGGTGTACTTTTCCCTCAGCAAAAAATTTGTAATGCACATACCATTGAAATATTATACTTTTGAGATATATGATGTGCATTCAATTTGATCAGTGTTGgcagctgaaaacaaatattgcaCGTTTGTGAATTCCCATCAAATTTGAGTAATGTAAAAGGAAACtaaaagcatgaaaaagaaCAACGCTGACCATATTCTCAGTGAAATAGCACGGTCCCACTAAGCTGAGGGAAACCCCCTCTTGAATCCTCTTAAATGTTACCCAACCTTTGGTTCTTCACTTTGAAATCTTCACTCTCTGTAGTAAGTGAATAgattaataaatacatacagtcGCTGTGCTAGAGCCCTTCAGCAGAAAGCCATTAATGGACGCAGCAAAAAACTTTGTGCCACAGCTCAAGAAGAGGGAACAGCGGCCCAGACCAGAGAACAGCACCGGGTGCTCGCACACAGCTGCCGCAGTCATTAAAACAAGGGCAGGCTTCCTCTCGGCTCCATCTCTTCAAAATTAGGACGTTGATTATGCTCCCAGCAGAACCTCGGCTCTAAATGTGTTTTCGGGTGACACGGGCATGGTGCTCAAATTAAAGCGCCTGTTCTGCTTTCTCCAGCTCACTCTGTAATTAAGGTAAAACGCTCAGCCGCTGTCCTCACCCACACTCTTTGCTCCCGCATGGGTCTCTTTGCACGGCAGGTAGCCCCAGGGCTGCTTTTGTTCAGCAGCACAAAAGGGGCAAAATGGCCGTTACAACGCAAAAAGAAAACGCTTATATGAGGCTACACAATAGACTACAAAGCAGTGAACAaggtggtggaaaaaaatgactggtGATATCAAGGGGACAGGTGTGTGGCACATAAATAGTACATAAATCCCCTCTAATCACAATGTGTAGTGGGCACTACACATATATAATGAGTTTTAACTGCACAGAGCTACCACTGTACCACTCTGTACTATTGTACCATTCATTCTGGTGTTTGAACTGAGGTCACAAGTAAGTGAAGATCTAGGTTCACACTTAAACACCCAAGGGCTTAAAAGCAGTGCTGCTTGATTACTACTTATTGTCGTTCTACAAACAGAGTTCAAAGTACAACCATCAAGTTTAAAGTAACATCATGTTCAAAGCGTTACACCACCAGTTGAAATTTACACACAagctatttacatttttcatttccctaGAGCGCAGTTGTCTTTATCTGAAGGTATGCTTACTTAACAATTGAGTATCCCTGACAATGTTGACAGGGAAAAAGTGAATCACAttactttttgctttttctcaaGCTATGTGGGAAGGCAGctgtttgttctctctctcaagCTGGCCAGCTGCTTTTCTTCGACCATTAGTATTATGTGTGGGAATTTTAATGGGTTTTAGGGGTTTCAGAGCATATATTAGATAGgaacatctgtttttttaaagaatgtatcCTCCACAATATGTTCTGCCCTTCTGGTAAAGATCTGTTAAGGTACATCGgatataaattaaaaacagagtGGGAAAAACACTGgtgtaattttattattattattatttattattttgagtGAAGGTCATTTTGGCAGGTGTTTGACTCTGGGTCTTAGTATCTAATAGCTCTCCAAGCCCTTGACAGACTTTTTTGTTATCCTTTGCCTTGCCACACAGGACACATTTTGTATGTATAGCAGCAGATTTCATTGATTCACTCACACTATGtaacctgctgtgtgtgtgtttgtgtgtgtgtgtgtgtgtgtgtgtgtgtgtgtgtgtgtgtgtgtgtgtgtgtgagcgtgtgtgtgtgtacctatgagagggagagagggaagttAACCTTGGATTTACAATCAAAACCTTACTCAAACAAAATTCTAAGGATGAATTTTCACCATATCGCATGTCCCAAAGCAATCATTTTGTATGGTAGGTTTTATGGAAATGTCTTAACTGCAATGATTGTATTCCGAATGTTTCCTTCTAAATCTACGTTGTGTTTCATACACAATGTATATTTCCCTTAAAAGAGGGCTCCTAAATTGAAGAGGAAGTCAAGGTATGTAACCAGGGCAAGGTACTTGCTTTATGGTTATATGTAGAActagtgttagggttaggatcAGGACTGAAATTAGGGTTAGGCTACGTGTAGGGTTAGAAAAACTGTAAGGGCTATGGACATGGCAATGGTTGTGTTGCGATGACAAGCTGGAACAAGGATCACGATTAGTCTCAGATTTATTTAGGGTTGGAGCTTGGATTAGGGTTAGGTTTCTCATTCCAAATTAGGAAACATAGAATTCCTTGAATTAGAAAACATACTGTGATCTGACCTGCTCTGGACCTGCCACAATTATATAAAGGTAGACTGACACAACTGGAAGCCCTGCTAACCTCATTCTCTGATGACGCTAATGCATGCACTCTGTGATTTTGCACCACACAGAAACTGTACCCAAGGAAGAACTACTTAAGTTTAAATGCTCCAGGCAACACCCTGCTGGTTAAATGTCTTTCACAAGgtgtgaaaatgtatgcagtTAGAGTCACTTTGGGTGAGGGTGCATGCCAAGCAGATAGTATATTAAAACAGTGCAATTTACCAAGACTGCTCTTGATCCTAGTGGGACCggatcaaaaaaaaatttgcttAAATTCTTCATTCAGACTGagtttcagtttaatttaaaatagagCCTGGCTGTTCTCATGAAATTGTGAAACGGTTTCACTTTTTACTGGTTCATCACAACAACATTTGTCTGTAACACAAATAGCAAAGCCCACGACGCcaacattttatataatgttCGTTGCACTCTCGCATATTTTTGTTACTGGCAGACTCACActggcagtttttttctgtgaaacaggcagagaggtaaaggaaaaggaagaggaaaagtaaaaggaaaaaacaagccCCAGATTTCATTTCGTCCTGCCACAGTAGAAATTACAGCATTCCCCGGCAGTAAATTCCTGGGCAGTTGACCTACGCCGAGGAGGTTTTTAAATGGGCTGAATCTGACAGGGCTCTGCGGTGCCTCCAAGCCAGAGGTTATGTGTGGGAAGGCCCTGCCTGGCTGCAGCTCTGTAGAATCAGGCACATTGCCAACAGGAGTCAGAGACGTACATGAGTCTCAGTTTGCAGTTTGACCTATTTGTCTGTTACATGCAAATTTGTCATCAAAGTACTCCGGAGGATGATCATGCCAACTGGAGTTGCACACAAAAGTTGGCATTAATCCTTTTCGCACTGTGCAGGGGCATGTTGGAAGGAAAATGGATTGGTATCAGTTAAATCAAGTACAAATTCTGGCAAGTGTGGTATAAAATGCCATTGTACACAGATTTCAGCTGGTTCAGTTTGGTCACTCCACATTTTTGTTCACTCAGTATTTCCCCAATCAGTTTTGCACCTGcatcacagaaatgcaaacCCCAAGGGTTGGGTTGTGTAACCCGcttgaatctttttttaattactgcaCGACCCTGGCTTCTGAAtacactctctctgcattgTATTTCCTCATGTGGTCCTGATCCCGTGCTTGTGGTTCCTTGCCCAgcctttgtttttgtcattctcCTAATCTTTTCAACCACTGTCTCCAAGATTCAATTGTACCATGTCACCAAACGGATTGCCTGCAATGTTTAGGGATTACTTGCTTTCCTTgcctttctttcctccttttcagtttttctctctctttctcttttccgAGTTCTTTCTTTCTATAGTTATCAGACTTTCATGGCTGTTAttggaaggaaaaaacattttttccctctcttaaAATTCTGTAGCTGTTTTTGCGATTCCACATTGGAGGGAGTTCACTGCTTATGAGCAATGGTCTGCACCTGGGTTGTTGATATGTCTGTGCAGTAACTCTTACTGGGTCCTATtgaaattaaagttaaaaatatgAGCCCACTAATCAGAATATAGCTCTTACTTTATTGTTCATGCATGTGAAAGGTAATCACACCCTTATGATACATTACCAGGTATTAAAATCCCAGATCAGTTTACAGTGAAGGCCTGAAATCAGCGCACTAAAATGTCACCCACGAATGAATCTAATGCTGCTTATCTGAAcattgtgcttttgttgtgcttgtAGTCGCATTGCATGATTTCTGGTTCGAATGCCCTGTTTTCCCTCATATACTCCCTGCCAATTAACCTGCCAGACAGGCACATAAAGATGCTGCCGTTAAACCAAATGCATGCATAACGAGAGGACAGGAGGGGACACTAAAAATGATGCGGTCTCCTCAGTAAATAGCACAGGAGTCGGCTTCTGGAACAACTTGATTAAAGACATAAATCTTCCACCCAGGATTGGAAGGAGAGTATTTCAAGTGGTTTTACTACCTTTGTTActgatgtattttaaattaaacatctgAATTCAGCTGAATGTTTTATAAAGTTTTCTGTAGAAGCGCAGAATCATGTTGCTGTTTAGCTCTGTATCTTTAAGTTCCCCTGACAACTATCCGTATTTCAGTCAGTGGAAGCTTAAGccactgaaaataatttcagcatGGGATTGTGCAAGAGTGTTAATGTTCCTCTGTAAGCACGTAAGCAGGAGTGTGTTtatacttctgtgtgtgtttgtatcgGTGTTTGGATGGTATAAAATATAAGCGAAAAGAAATATCATGTGAAAGCCCCTACCACTCTCTGGAGAACCTGCTTGCTCTTGTCGTCAGTGCAGAAATCGGAGAAGATGGTCCTGTGCACGAAGACCAGGCCGTTGAGGAACACCCAGAACCCGAACCAGAAGAGAGCAAAGAGGAATGTGGTCCTCCTGCAGATCCGCTGCCCCAGCCACCTGAGGACGCAGCCTCGCCTGGGCGGCCACATCGCCCTGGGAACGGCCACCTCCACCTCTGCTCCTGGCCCTGCTCCGGTGGCCACCCGGGTCACTCAGGAGCACGACGACGCCGGCCTCATGGCAGCCAGCGCGGGCGTCTTTAGGAGAAGTTGCCATCCAGCCTCCAGGAGTTGGGGTGCAGCGGCTCTCTGCTCTTGGAGCAGGCTGTCTcgtctttcctctctccctcgctgctCATGCTTGCTCACACTTGCCtgctcttcacacacacatgcacacgcgcgccCTGTGCCGGCCCACTCCCACCCCTCCtggctcctcccctccccttgtCCCTTCCCCTTTTTCCTGAATGGATGTGGTGCGCTGCTGCCGTGCTCTGAGCCCTCAGCCAGTGAGATGGAGAGCTGGAGAAGCTCCTTTTTTCAaactctctcgctctctctctctccttcactctctctcgcacgcatacacactcgcacactcaccCCACCACATCGGTCTGTCTCCCGCCCCCTTGAGCTCGCCTCTTTTGGGTTGCCTGGACGGCCCCTTTCTGTTTCCAAGGCAGCAGGTACTCTGGTTTGCCCCGGCACATGTAAGCTGCATCTGAATGACAAAGTTCACTGAgcttctttttacatttccagcATTTTAAGGCGGCATTGACAAGTGGCATGACTATACTGTTCTGTGCCTGAATGatcttgtttgaaaatgtgttaaatacaataaaaaaggtcaaaacattttttttcaaatattgacAAATTGATTTGGAAAATTCGGTGAGTCCTAATGGAATAGATTCTGGGTGTTGAACATACACACTGAGTCCAAAaggacaaacaaaacacttaaaaatgatgAAGGAGAAACTATGAATAGACAGGCTTTAGGTTTTAGTTCTGGCCTCAGAAGAAGTATTCCATAGAGGAAGGTactctgtttgtgtgagtgtaaggGCAACCACTGACTAGAATTCTAATCATTTTCCAAAGAAGAAGCCAGAGGCTTGCCAAGTGCAGtgaatatttatacatttttaagcacTTCATCCAACTTTAATTCCCAATTACACAAGACCATGTACTTTGTGTAGATATTTGCGAAAGGATGAAACATTCTGCTCTCTGGACTTCTTAATGATATCGACTCATCAGTGCATCTGGAGGTATTGATGGTGTGACACCATTCTCAAATTGCTGAATTAACTGTTGGTGGGGGTAGGGGTTGTCttgaaatgaaagtgttttcattttattctagAGTTAGTTTAAATTCCAGAGGAGTTTTAAAGTAAGGTATTATGAAAGGAAAGTATGAAAAATATAGAGggaaatacagaaaacaagaaatgtgACCATTTTGCAAAAAAGCTGAACATTCAACTCCACAGTTCTGTTGTGGAGAAGCTGTGTAATCCAAGGCGAAACATTATTCCTCAGTGTGAGATGcttttttcaaatacatgaaatattacaattttattatACAAGATTTTGGATAATGGGAATGTGTCACTGGCAGTGAGCCTTACACACCAGTGCTTTAATATAGCAACGTACTATGTTCCCCACTCCTCAATATAAACACCGTTTGttctttttgtaatgtttgaATAGTTAATGTTGTATTTCATGTAATACCATTCTCTGAAGCATATCTACTTTTAAAGTAGCTCTTGTTTGATACAGTCATAACATCGTTGTAACGCCATACCTTACATTTTTGGGCAAATGCTGTCTTTGTTTCAACCTGTTACTTGTTACCAAGTTTAAATTACAATTTGGAGGAATGTGATCACGTAATTAAATCTCTGTTTTCCCCCCTAGAAACGCTGTTGGGAAGTCAGACTAATTCGCATGCTGCTCGTTGTACAGTATCTCAATGTTGTCATCTAGCGGTGTCtatgtgtaattacataagAGGCAACTAGTTCGAACAAAACGTATCCTGTGGATTATTCTGTGGTGTCATATGCATTTtctatatatattatataaacaatacaaaactacGTATTGAATATAAATCTAAAGGAAGCCGTCTTGTTAACTCTGAATAATACTCTGAATTTTTCAATTGTAGTTGCAATTTCAAACTGTCCCACCATTGCAAAGTAGCCAGAACTTTTTGATGATCAGGAAATCGTTTGCTCTGCTGAAATACGATGAAGTGATTGTTACACAATTATTGAGACTCTGAGAAACCCCTCACAAAATGACCGAGGGGTACAGCCGGAGAATGGGAGGAGATTAGTTTTTTTACTGCGTATGTTAATTTAGGGCCGACGTGATGACGTTATGCACAACAACATGGCTGATGGCAGAAACAATAATATCTCCGCTGTTACAGAGCGAACGGTTATCTCAGATTTAAACTGTGTAGTATTTTAGACCAGGGGGGATACCAGCGTAGATTGTAAATATGGCGCACCGATATCTGTTCCTGACGAGAAGCTGTAGGAATTTATTCAAAAGCATGTTATCACCAAACAACGTCAGAGCGAGCGATGCACGACTGGTGGTATGTTCAGTAGATACAAGTGCACTTCAAGCTAGCCAGCTCATCGGCTGTAGTTTGTGTGGTTAAGTTGTTTACTCGTGCAGTATAAAATTTTGAGTATTTCTACGGCTGTTGACTCTTTTACCATCACTGTCTGATTTTTGTTATAGCTAGCAAGCAGTTCCAGTACCATGAATCGGTGAATAACTAGCAGACTAAAACAGGCCTACGCATGACATATTTCACAGTTCcacagttagctagccagctagttacaCTTTATAAACTGATACTGGATGCATAACTAGGTAGCTAGTTGCGCACATATTAGTCAGCTAATTAGCCTCTACTCGCTAATCGTTTCCATCTCTATGACTTGGTgtatttatccattttaattactttgctAGCAGTTAATGTTGTGTGCATTGCCTTGCTGACACGTCCCAGGGCAGTGATAAAGCCGGCAAGCCACTCGCCATTGGCATAACTAATGTCATTACGGCATTGTCTGTCAGTTCTCCATCATTCTGAGAAAATACCCCGACATCTCTCACCCCcttacattctgtgtgtgtgtgtttttagccTGTAGCGTGGCAAACAATGTCAGTTTTCTCTCCATGTAGACTGTTCTGGTAGGTTCATGAAGTCAGTGTTATATCATTGGAAActgtagacacacacaggtaacactcacactcactggtccgGGAGTGTGGTgagcctggtttgacactgttgctcgttcaaactgaatggatacactgatgttttactgtgatggaaatcgctctggataagagcgtctactaaatgcatgtaatgtaatgtattaacTAGGTCGCTACTTAAGTGAGCATGAGTTCCATAAGGGAGTGAGTAATGTAAACTGTAAGTGTTGTTAAGTTTCATAGGGTACCATTTTGATGCCTTACTGGTGGACTGCAACAGTTCCAAACTAGAGCTTCATTAGACTTAGGAAGAACGTGACCTGCTGTAATGTACTACAATAGCT
The nucleotide sequence above comes from Megalops cyprinoides isolate fMegCyp1 chromosome 2, fMegCyp1.pri, whole genome shotgun sequence. Encoded proteins:
- the dipk1c gene encoding divergent protein kinase domain 1C, whose amino-acid sequence is MWPPRRGCVLRWLGQRICRRTTFLFALFWFGFWVFLNGLVFVHRTIFSDFCTDDKSKQVLQRVCEDYRQGILTGDLCEDLCVARQVAYKRCLYYENGKKVIEAEWRGVPVVLKSKLENFSSYESFSLLEYQDAPELSPMDIVFYATLEIKNSLGLEVRNATVPRLWSQQLREHGRPYSRAELASLWSLLQQEEYTFFKVLQGLSRHVVKVLGSCGHFYAVEYLIAGHAWNQNLFSLEDLPGPPGPGGDAPPSPGRGGVTERDMVHRIALSFLHMVRHFENDFSHRLHLCDIKPENFAIRQDLTVVAIDVDMAFFEPKMRDILEQNCTSDDDCNFFDCISKCDTNKNKCGSRRINSNLQVICDKIFRHWFSPTLLGARAGLPLQVSLQRAVQDCAETAGGEDAEFNQAIQHRLLSLLTQLLQDGPGRRTGQGDTEGRYHTALNF